Below is a window of Moorella thermoacetica DNA.
ACCCGCAGGGCCCGGGCCAGGACCCTCTCCCTGAGGAGCGGGTCCTGCCAGCGGTCCAGGGAAGCCTGAAAATCGATGCCATCGAGGGCCAGGTGGACGTGGGCGTCGATTAAGCCGGGCAGGACCGTAAGTCCTGTAAGGCGCATCTGTTGGGTACCGTTTCCCGTTCCCTGCATTTCTCTGGGCTGGACAGCAGCGATCCGCCCCCGGCGGATGCTGATGACTACCTGCTGCCGGTACCCTTCCTGCTGGCCGTCCCAGAGGTTGTCAACCAGGAGGTCCAGGTTGGTCTCCGGGCTAATGTGGAAGAGCTTCATGGCCACACCTCCAAACAGTAACTATCCTACACCTTTAAAGGGGTAGGAAGCAAGGGAGTTCCGGATAATCCGGAGCCCCGGGCAGCTAAAGAAAAGCCCCGGCCAGGGGCCGGGGTGAGGAGATTCAACCGGTTATCAAGTCAACCATTTTAAACTGCAGGGTGTCTACCAGGCCGCGGTTGGTCAGGCGTAACTCCGGCAGGACCGGCAGGGAAAGGAGGGCCATGGTCATAAAGGGCGACACCAGCCGGCACCCCAGTTCCTGCCAGGCCCGGTGGACGGCTGCCAACCGGGCGGCCACCTCTTCCACCGGCCTGTCCGACATCAGGCCGGCAATGGGCAGGGGCAGGAGGGCCAGAACCTGGCCGTCCCTGACGGCCACCATACCACCGCCGCATCCAGCCAGGGTGTTGCCCGCCAGGGCCATATCGGCGTCATTCATACCAACAATGAGGAGGTTGTGGCTGTCGTGGGCCACCGTAGAGGCCACGGCGCCGGCTTTAAAGCCGAAACCCCGGACAAAGCCCAGGCCGATACTGCCGTTGCCGCCGTGGCGCTCGACAACCGCCACTTTGGCCAGGTCGGCCTCGACCCCGGCTGTGACCTGGCCGTCCACCACCGGTACGGTGACTGTCAGGTGGCGGGTGTTGACATTGGCTTCAATAATTTCCATTACCCGGACCTGAACCCGGCTTTTGCCGGCCGGGGCGTTGATCCGGAAATGCCAGGGGGTCAGAGGTTCCTTTAAGTGTACCGAATGGCGCACCCTATCGGGGTAGGCGACTGCCGGCAGGTCCACCAGGAGCCTGCCCCCGGCGGCAACCACCCGGCCGTCGACCATAACCTTATCTATCGCTACCCGGGCCAGGTCCTTCAAGAAGAGGATATCGGCATAACGCCCCGGCGCAATGGCCCCCAGGTCCTGGGCTACGCCAAAGCACTCGGCCGTATTAATGGTTACCGCCTGGATGGCCCGGATGGGGTTCAGGCCCTCTTCGATGGCCCGGCGGACCACATGGTTTAAGTGCCCGGTGGATAACAGGGTTTCCGGGTGGGTGTCGTCGCTCACCAGCATGGCCCGGCGGCTGTCGACCCGGGTTTCTGTCAGACTCTTAATGGTGGCCTTGATATCGTGCCAGGCCGATCCCTCCCGCATCATGGCATACATGCCGAGGCGCAGGCGGTTGAGGGCGTCTTCGGTACGGGTGGATTCGTGGCAGGAAGAGATGCCGGCGGCCGTATAGCCGGCCAGGCCCTGAAAGTCGGCGGGCATGGCGAAGTGTCCGGTGATGGGTTTACCGGCCGCCAGGGTGGCCCTTAGTTCGCCGTGGACGGCCGGATCACCGGCCAGGACACCGGGGAAGTTCATCATTTCCCCCAGGCCGCAGATACCGGGCCACTGCATGGCGGCGGCCACCTCTTCCGGCCCAAAGCTGGCACCGGCGTCCTCAAATCCGGGCGCAGCCGGAACACAGGAAGGCATGGTGGCAAAGACCTTTAAGGGGAGTTCCCGGCCCTCGTCCACCATCAGCTTTACCCCGTCCATCCCCAGGACATTGGCAATCTCATGGGGGTCCATAAAAATCGCCGTGGTGCCGCCGGGGAGGACGGCCCGGGCGAACTGGGTCACCGTCACCATACTGCTTTCCACATGGACATGGCCATCCATGAAACCCGGGCAAAGGTAATAGCCGCTGGCGTCAATCACCTCCGTTTCCGGCCCCACAGCCGCGGA
It encodes the following:
- the ade gene encoding adenine deaminase — encoded protein: MIRRWLSVLPTRRPLAEVTRELVAVATGKLPADTVIKGGKVVNVFTGEILPWDIAIKNGRIASVGDVSAAVGPETEVIDASGYYLCPGFMDGHVHVESSMVTVTQFARAVLPGGTTAIFMDPHEIANVLGMDGVKLMVDEGRELPLKVFATMPSCVPAAPGFEDAGASFGPEEVAAAMQWPGICGLGEMMNFPGVLAGDPAVHGELRATLAAGKPITGHFAMPADFQGLAGYTAAGISSCHESTRTEDALNRLRLGMYAMMREGSAWHDIKATIKSLTETRVDSRRAMLVSDDTHPETLLSTGHLNHVVRRAIEEGLNPIRAIQAVTINTAECFGVAQDLGAIAPGRYADILFLKDLARVAIDKVMVDGRVVAAGGRLLVDLPAVAYPDRVRHSVHLKEPLTPWHFRINAPAGKSRVQVRVMEIIEANVNTRHLTVTVPVVDGQVTAGVEADLAKVAVVERHGGNGSIGLGFVRGFGFKAGAVASTVAHDSHNLLIVGMNDADMALAGNTLAGCGGGMVAVRDGQVLALLPLPIAGLMSDRPVEEVAARLAAVHRAWQELGCRLVSPFMTMALLSLPVLPELRLTNRGLVDTLQFKMVDLITG